One Capra hircus breed San Clemente chromosome 3, ASM170441v1, whole genome shotgun sequence genomic window, TATTAAATCCAGTGAACTTGAAAGAAgggaatattaaagaaaagggtaaaatgaatggataaaagtgTGAAGAGTTATATAAATCAATTAAATCAAAAGATAGTTTAAAAGATAATAACACAGATAAACATCCAGCCAATTGATAGAATATGCAAATTACGAATATCTGGAATGAAAGAGCAGGCATTTCCATTAttcataaagatttttaaaagaggatGAGGAAATATTGTGAATAACTATACAATAAATataccaggcaaatttggccttggaaaatggaatgaagcaggggcaaagactaatagagttttgccaagaaaatgcactggtcatagcaaataccctcttccaacaacacaggagaagactctacacatggacatcaccagatggtcaacactcaaatcagactgattatattctttgcagccaaagatggaaaagctctatacagtcaacaaaaacaagaccagagagctgactgtggctcagatcgtgaactccttattgctaaattcagaattaaattgaagaaagtagggaaaaccactagatcattcaggtatgacctaaatcaaatcccttatgattatacagtggaagtgagaaatagatatagggcctagatctgattgatagagtgcctgatgaactatggacagaggttcgtgacattatacaggagacaggatcaagaccatccccatagaaaacaaatgcaaaaaagcaaaaaggctgtctgaagaggccttacaaatagctgggaaaagaagagaagtgaaaagcaaaggagaaaaggaaagatacaagcatttgaatgcagagttccaaagaatagcaagagataagaaagccttcctcagtgatcaatgcaaagaaatagaggaaaagaacagaatcggaaagactagagatctctttcagaaatgtggagtattttttttttttttaaactatggtcTTTGTATACATGATAGATAAGGATTGTGGAGCGGTTATAGGGGAAGTTGCTGAGTGGGTAGACGAGGATAATGCTGAggttgagagaaaagaaaacattagcAATACGACATTGCAGAATGTTTATAGGAGGTATCCATGATATCAATCTTTGGAAAGAAGGAAATACTTAATTAGGGCTTCTTATGTGTAATTCTGGGCTatacttttactttttctcttcatTAACTTTCATAATATTTCAAATTTCAGAGATTTAGGAAACTTTAGTTATTTCTCAAAGAAAATGCTGAAATATAAACAATATTTGGGCCTTTTTACTTCATATCCAGCACTTTCTTCATGATTTAAATTTCATTCcagtttatttgcttatttaatatttttaccaAACTGCTTGACAAATATATGTGAATCCATTGTGATGATTCATTCATATCTTAATTTACTTAATCATTGTTTCTCtcacatatattttgaatatttgatattttctagAAACTCTGATGCTGATGGGGTTAGAGGGATGCATGTGAATACAAGTTGCCTGGCACATAAACTTTGTCACCTGAACAGCTACATGGTGTCTGCTTTCTAAGAACTTGATTTTTTCCTGAGCAAGTGAGATCACTATCTATAATTACCTAAAATGTGAGAAATTCTAGAATATGTTTTATAAGGGCTGGAATCTTTTTATTCACTGATGTACTCCAAATATCTAATAGAGTGACTGTGACTTACtgtatactcaataaatatttgttaaattgaaAGAAGTGCTGTGGGAATGAAACTTGAGAgaagtgttttcctttttcctcagaGTTCAGAGGATCTGCCCAAAACTGAAACAGGCATTGACGTGATACAGCATGGCTCACTGCATGCTCAGTGTCCACAGATAAAATctgggagatggaagagacaaatTTGGAATGTAGTGAGAACCGAATTTATTCATAGTCCTTCCCCCTATTTTTGCCAAGGATTGGAACACATCATTACAAAATTTTGGGTAAGGAGGTACTCGATAACATATTTAATTTCTCTGCATTCACCACTTCTTCCCGGCTGAACTGTTTCAATACTCGCTTTTCCCTCACTTTATTCTCCTGTTTCTTGCCACCCTGTCCAGGATTTCTCTCTGTCTCTAATGTCTTGCTTCCCATACTCAGGACCCTGTATTCTTGCTGCCCAAATAACTCTTGAAGATATTCAGTTCCAGTTGGTCTTCTCAGGTCAAAAGCAGTGGAAGCAAAAATCTATAGGTTCTTgtcttgaatgattttttttttttccctctaatttcCCTTATTGGGTCCTACTAAGAGAGGAAAGCCAAATTATATTGAAAGTAAAGAGTatgatggatatatgtatatatatattttcattttcagaaacacTGATTCTCTTCAGATTTCTCTTCTGCCTCTAGAGAAAAATCAGGCCTGTAAAAAACACAAGATATGGAAAGAAAGGGAcctgaaaaggtaaaaaaaaaaaaataataatgaataataataataacaactttGTTTTCCAACAAAGCTATCAGCCCCTTGTGTTGTATATTCTATGTTCATGGTTTTCCCTGTAAGGTAGAGtaagaaatatgttttaattGGCACCTATCATGCAGgtgcatatgtacacacacagccTAAAACAGAAGATTCACTCTAAAGAAAGGTCACTCATGTAttgtattctttcattcatttttctcatctatacTGTTGGTATATTAAAACTGCTGGTGTTGACCGTTAACTTGATTCTGTAACCTCAGAGATGGGATAAACATAAAGTTTCAAAATCACTGTCTTTGAACAGCTGATTCATTTACTGAGGAAAAAAAcccagcaaaataaacaaaacacccccaaacagcaacaacaacaaagcagtaGTCAAAGAAAATCAGACTACTAGTAGCTTGCTTCTTATGTAGTACATGATATTTTAAGTACTTTCTACATACTTCCCACATACTTATTCACacatacatttatttctcacatttgtcatttttcagatgaagaaacatcAAATTCTATTTTGATAGATTTCaaacagaattatttaaaaaaataaatgaatatattcaaGGGCCTTGATACATTTTGATGAACTTCTTTCCATAAAattaaagcttatttttaaacatattagcATTAACACTTTTACTAATCATATAATCAACATCACTATTGATAATTTGGCGAGTACAAGTGATCTTTCAGTTTAACTTGTGGTACAAATGAtgtaaaactaatttttatatatttgatacGTGTTATTTCCTTTTCATAAATCATATACTAAATCCATTTTCTACACCAGAAGTTTATTTCCTCCATCAGTTTATagtacatttttattaatattaatattttgaaatgtttttggtaattttaaatttattatttgttttctgatatttctGATTGTGCTTTTGTTGtcaatatatgttttattttattcagtcaAATTTTTGGTTATTTACTGTTCTCTGTTATACTGTTTTTAGTTTTGAACTTAGTTTTCCCATTTTTTCCATcaaaaaatgtactttttttctaatcttttaattttttgcattttttttcttgacatAGCCAcaagaattttttgaaaattatattagTTGGAGACttatacaatattttttctatttatcaaGGAAGTAAAaggtaagggaaaagaaaatgaaaggtggTAGGAGCAATTCTGGTTACTTAAGAATATAGTTATCATGTTTATATATACAGACAGTGAGTCTTTTGGTATCATTGGTTTGAATCAGCTGGagaatgttttcttattttttcttgaatGTCTATATTGTCATTGTTCAAAGGGGAGAGCATGTTAAATAGTCATAATTCACAGTCTAACTCAATCCCTCTGTATTGAATGCAGTAGAACCTCTCTCCTACTCATCTATTGCAAGTATACAgtcttcttttctgtatttttttaaactgtatatttattgttatattaactgtggttttggagataGAATTGAGCATGACAATACACTATCATGGCAAATCTTaagttggtagaaatgtaaaaaatttatgtttaaaattactTAATAAATTTTTTTGGAAGATCTGTAATGTGTTTCAGAAACACTGAAACATCCCAGAGAAGGactaataatgaaaattaaatggatCCTAATGTTCCAAAGGTTTCCAtttagtaattaaaataaatctacatataaaaaattaaatcatcaaTCTATCAATTTCCTTTAAAACAGTCTCTTAAAAATAGCTTAATATACCATGAAATACATGTATTATATTTGTATAAAGTAATAGAGTTGTGTGGTTATCACCACAATAAAGttttaggacattttcatcatcccaaaagaTAACTTCCTATCTGTTTGCAGCCAAATTCCATCCTGTCCCCATCCCAAGGTTACAACTAATCTTTCCActgatatatattttcctttcctacacatttcacataaatagaaTTTCCAATGTGTAGTCTTTTGTACTTGACTACTATCATTTAGCATAGTATTTTTgaggatggcaatccactccaggactattgcctggaaaatcccatgaacagaagaggctacagtccatggggtcgcaaagagtcggacacgactgagcgacttcacttcacttcacttcatgctgtGGTATGCACCACAGTTCTTCCTTTTACTACTGAATATAATAGTCAGTTTTATGGGTATATCAGATTTTGTTTGtccataaatttatttcttcatatattgGGATGCAAAAATTGaatagtttctttccttttggctATTATCAATAATACTGCTACTAAGAACATtcactaaaaatatttatgtggaTAGTATTCACTTCCCTCTGTTATATTCCTGAGAATAAAATTGCTATGTCATTAGCTAAGTTTATATTTACCATTAGAAGAAACTGTGAAACTCTTTTCAAAAGTGACTGCATAATATTACACTTCCATCAGCAAAATGTGAAGGTTTTAGCCTTTCTGCCTCCTTACCAGCACCTCTTAGTATCTATTGCTTTCATTATAGTAATCCTAGTGCATATGAGCAGTAatcacattgtggttttaatttgcatttctctaacggCAAGTGATGCTGAATGTATCTTTATATACCTCCTAGCCACCGATACACTTTGATGAAATGTCTACTGAAAGagtttgcccatttttaaacttcATCCTTCTCTTATTTTAATTGTAAGAGTCATATGTATATTCTGGATGCAAATCCCTTATCAAATACAAGCTTTGTGAATGCATTTTTTCTGTATCATGTTCCCTTCATTTTCACAATGGTACCCTTTGAAGTgtatatttctggactctcaattctaACCATTATCTATATGTGTATCTATATGCCAGTACCATGCTTTCTTGTTTACTCCATCATTAAAGTAaactttgaaatcagaaagtataaATCTTCTATCTTTGCCCTTCATTTTCACAATTATTTTGGTTATTCTAGttcttttccatatttattttgtgagtactttgtcaattttttaaagtctgtaatGAATATATGGATCACTGTGCTCATAATTATCTCATAATAAtgaatcttccaatccatgaaatggttgtcttttcatttatttggatctttaatttttctcagcaaTGTTTGATGGTTTTCTGTGTATAGATGTTGCTCCTCTTTTGCTAAATTTGATCCTAGTTGTTTTATGCCATTaaaaaggatttattttctttgtttcatttttgcattttgcATGGTGTGTTCCTAATTGTAGGAGGCAGCATGATGTCCTTTCAAAGATGTCCATGTATCAATCCCAGAAACATGCAAATAAGTTAGGTTACATGAAAAAGGGAGAATTTAGGCTAGAGATAAAATTAAGTTTGCTAACCCTGTGACCTTCAGCTAGAGAGATTAGTTTATATTATTTGGACTTGACCATGTAAACACAGTGTTCTTAAAAGTGAAGGACAGAATCAGAGTCAGAAAAAGAGATATGATTTTCCGGGGTTGAAGAAGGGAGAGGGGGATAATGAACCAGAGGCTCCTAGGAACTAGAAAAAGCAAGACGTTGCCAACATCTCAAGAAAGGAATATAAGCCTGCATACCCTAGATTTGTATATTTATGTACCTGAATGCATTTACTTCCCTTTTGTTTTCAGGTCTTGGCAGAAAACCTCACCATGGTCACCGAGTTCCTTTTACTGGGTTTTTCAAGTCTTGGTGACATTCAGCTTGTTCTTTTTGcggttttcctttttctgtactTAGCCATTCTCAGTGGCAATGTCACTATTGTTAGTGTCATCCGCCTGGACAAAAGCCTGCACACACCAATGTACTTCTTCCTCGGCATTCTCTCTACATCAGAGACCTGCTACACCTTCGTCATCCTACCCAAGATGCTCATCAATCTCTTTTCTGTGGCCAGGACAATCTCCTTCAACTGTTGCGCCATCCAAATGTTCTTCTTCCTCGGTTTTGCTATTACCAATTGCTTGCTATTGGGAGTTATGGGCTATGATCGTTATGCTGCCATCTGTCACCCTTTACATTACCCTATCCTTATGAGTTGGCAGGTGTGCGGAAAATTGGGAGCCCTCTGTGGGATTGGTGGGTTCTTGGCCTCACTAACAGTAGTATATTTAGTTTTCAGCCTCCCTTTCTGTAGCGCCAACAAAGTCAACCATTACTTCTGTGACATCTCACCAGTTATTCGTCTGGCTTGCACAAACACAGATGCTCATGAATTTGTCATATTCATCTGTGGTGTTCTTGTACTCGTGGTCCCATTTTTATTCATCTGTGTTTCTTATATCTACATTCTGAGGACTATCCTGAAGATTCCCTCTGCTGAAGGCAGACGGAAGGCCTTTTCCACCTGTGCGTCTCATCTCACTGTTGTCATTATTCACTATGGTTGTGCTTCCTATATCTACTTGAGACCAACAGCAAACTATGTGTCTAACAAGGACAGATTAGTAACAGTGACATACACTATTGTCACTCCATTATTAAACCCCATGGTATACAGTCTAAGGAATAAGGATGTTCAAGTTGCTATTAGAAAAGTGTTGGGGAAGAAAGGATCCCTAAAATTGTATGattgatatattattatatttcagATTTTGTAATAAATATAGCTTTCTGACAAAGAATGTATGTCCACATCTTTTTAACTGatcatttctgttttttgagAATATTTGGCACATTttcttctctcagcttttgtaaCTCAATTGCAATATAGACAAGTCCAGATAAAGTCAATTATGTGACACcaatgtctatttttcttttagaataagATGCTACCTTGAGGTTTATTGAGTTTAGAATGTTACTGACTGTAAAAATAATCATATACTTGACCTGATCAGTGTTATGGCCATAGTGAATCAGTTAATCATTCTAGTCCACATATTGCAACAGACAGTATTTTTGAAAGCAATATTCAAACATGAAATTAGCCTCATGAATATGAGTTGGGAAAGACTTATTTACACTTTAAGGAGTTAGCCGCATATCTAAATCTGTTCACAGACACAATTTGTTGAGAGTCTTTGCTCATGGCCAACCCTATATAAATCATTTCACTCATTTACCATTTAATCTTTCTACATTATACATTTGAACATTACAATGTTCCTTTTTACGTGTTTGAGAAATTATTTATATCATTCTGGCACAGATTTTATGTtttgtaatttgaaaataatgaCAGGATAGATTAATTGGCATTCTTGCATCTACTCATTGATATACTCATCTACTACAGAGTATGTAGACATTAGGAAATCAAATTCTCTATGTCCAGAAGTTGCAGCAATTAAATAGAACACTCCAGAAGTAGACTTTACATTTAATACCTTGATCAATTTTCATAAAATGTGGGTGAGATTTGTGTGCAGCAGTCTGACactaaagtgattttttaaagtttttatctaTCCTGCTTTATAGGTTTAATTTTCTGTTATTCTCTTCATGTGTGGACCTCCTGAATGACTTTTAAACTTAGCTCATCTTTTTACTCGTGTTTCTAGAAGAAAGaacaattgtttttctttggagtCAAGTGtgccttgctaagtcacttcagtcctgtctgaatctttgcaatcctgtggactgtagccttccatgctcctctgtccatgggattctctagacaagaattttggaataggtagccatgccctcttccagaggatcttcccaacccagggattgaacccatgtcttgtcttgcagctcctgcattgcaggcagaatctttaacattgagtcaccagggaagccctggagacaAGTGTGATTTTCCTTATTCCTTACGTCAAGTCAAAAATGTGCCAAAAGTTATGTCAAGTTAAAAATTGTGTTAAACAGACaaggaaaattttattcaagaCTATTTTGCTAATGGAGAAATaccaagtctgaatttggcaactcTGCCACAACCAACAGGGATAAGGTTTTCAGTGGCTGTGATGAGGTAATGGAAAAGTACTGGAGAACCTTATACCATCTGGGTTTACTATCTGATtttatcaaaaggaaaaataaacatctcATGGCTTTATTACAGGATGCAATTTTGTGCTTGTAGCAAGGTACTCACCAATGTTGGATTCCTTTCATCCCATGCAAAATGGGATATTAAGAACAATGTCTTCCTTAATGATCATATTTCACATGGACACTcccaggtccttgagaaagacatttCTGGGTTGTAAAACCgacctgaattttaaaatatgtatatattggaaagagaaaaataatgtataattgCACATTTTCTAAAGCATATGCTCTAAGAAAAAGGAGATCAGGGGTCTAGGGTCAGGAAGAAGCCTCTCCGAAGTTTAATCAAGTTGAAGGCAAAGTTAGGCCTGTCCTGGTCACCTATGCCCCTCTCTTGTAACACATGTACATTTCCCTGTGGGGACAGAGAGTCAACAGAAATTCTGATACTCTGGCTATTGCCCAGAAATTAACTATCCTTTGTCTTTGACCTAGAGTCCTCATCATCTGTGGAGTTGTAGAAGACTATCTTCTTAGCTTGCAATGAGTGCAAAATCTCATATTCTTACAGTTCTTCACACCACATCTAATGAATTTAAGTAAACAAAATGATATTATTTGGAAGGTTTGGGGACTGCTCATGTATATGAAGAAAGATTTGATGACCAGAGTTTTTGAAGGAACTAGAACAATTACAAAACTTTTATTCATAGGATCTTATAAATCATCTCTTTAGGGAACTGTCATTCAATGATTTTCCATCCTCTCTGTTTACTCATGTTTTTAGTATTGGGTTAGAGAAAATGGTTTGCCTGAGCCAGGTAACAAGCCCAAACTTGTGGTCAAAAGGATAACTTCCTGTAATTCATTTCCCCAGTTGGTTTACATAGGGTCAAACAAAGTTCCCTAAAAGTGGGAcgctaaataaatgaaattaatagatCTCCATTAAATTTGACtacaaaaaaatatgtatatatatgtaatacaaCATTGTGAGTAAActatatactccaatacaaatcaattaaaaataaaatagcaaaacaaaaaaatatgctTGACTTTCAAGCATGTACACATTTGTTTGCATATAAGGAgacatctttttctttctataattCCCAAAcaatactttttaataaaataagttaaTATGTCCTAAACACTTACTGTTGGACACTATTTTAGTTATAGGATACATTagtaagcaaaaataaagaacctCGTCTTCATGGAGTTTATAGTCTATTGCAGAGAAATGAAACATAAACAATAAGCAGGATATATAAGTAAATTATATGTTAGAAGATCATGTGTTCCATGGGGGGAAAGTAAGGCAAGGGAGCAAAGGTATTGGTGATGATGATTTTAACAGGGTGTACAAGAAGATCTCATTAAGAAGGGGCCATTCTAGCAAATacttgaaagaaatgaagaagaacaTTATGACTGCATAAATTGTCCCTCCTTTTTGTCACCTTTCATCAGCTAAAATTTAGTATCCATCCATGAACAGAAGTACCTCTCAGGGAGTTGGGGGATCCAGGGAGAGTTTTTCCCACCTGTGCACTGGATAACAGGTGGATAAACCTTATTATGGGTTATGGAACTGGCAGGTGTCTGTGGATTGGTTTTGGCCCCTCTTTGTTGCAGTTGAGGAACACCTGCAAAGCACTGACTTGGGCATATAGCCAAGGATAAAAGAGCCTTTTTACAAGTCCTGGTTTACAGAGGGAAGATGCCAGCACTCTgttgaagcaaaaaacaaaaaccccacaaaatatGTGCATTGAATATGGAAGAAGACATTTTTCAGTGCCACCCCTCCTCTAGGTGTCATGCTTGGGACTGAACTAGCTGGCAACAACTCTCCTGAGGAAAATGGGAGTGAAATGACTGAGTGCCCATGTCCCCCAGCTGTGTGGGATGTTGCTGGAGGAAAGTTTTTCTCTCCTAAAGCACCCAGGGTACAGGCAAGACTTTCATGACTAGATGGAGAGAGGGGATCAGGAActactaagccacttcagtcgtgtccgactctgtgctaccccatagacagcagcccaccaggctcccctgtccctgggattctccaggcaagaacactggagtgggttgccatttccttccccaatgcatgaaaatgaaaagtgaaagtgaagttgctcagttgtgtctgaccctcaatgaccccatggactgcagccttccaggctcctccgtccatgggattttccaggcaagaatacttgagtagggtgccattgccttctccagggatcaggAAAGGTAGATACAAATACGAGAGCACATTTAAAGGATCTGGTTTCTGTTGACTGTAATCAAGATGCTAGCAGCAAGTCCACATACAAGCTTTTGGAAAACCTCACTTGAAGATCTCCCCTAACTGGCCCATGGGTACCCCAAATACCCAAGTACCAAGCCCAAATCTTCCCTGCTTTTCAGCCAGCTCCTTTTGAAGGATCCTGAAATGACTGTGAGAGTGAGCTATGGTATTTAAAGAAGGCAAGCAGAAAACAGAGTCTATGGGCAAGGGACAAAGCACAAAGTTGGGCTATAGCACCACCttcaggaaaatgaaagagatttTCAATATCTGATCGGATGTGTTAAAAGATCAAGAGAAGACAGGAAAAATTAAGAATTCTGCTACTTAAAACACAATGGATGATACAAATTACAATattggatgaatcttgaaaacatactaagtgaaagaagccggtCATGTATGACCACATCATATATGATTCCATTAATATAacatgtccagaataggcaaacttatagaaacagaaagtaggttAGTAATTGTCTAGGGATGAGAGTTGGGTAGGAAGACGGGGGCATGTAGGCTAAAGGTGTGGATTAACTTCTTAGGCtaataaaatgttctaaaactgattgTAGTGATAGGTGTAAAACTATGTGAACATACTAAAAGCCATTGAATTAGACTCTTTAAATGATTGACTTCTGTGGTACATggattatatctcaacaaagcaGTTAAAAGAATAATTCTGCTACATGAGGGAGCATGGAGCAGATGTTCCCATGCAAGGTCAGGAAAGTCCAGTGTATAAGTAGGACCAACAAATGTATCTTCCACCTGAAGACAGTAAGGAATGCGGCGATTACAACTCCTTCAAGTGCCAAAGTAGCAATGTACAATTTCGAGATATGCAAACAGTCAAGGAAACATGACTTGATCAAATGATCACAATAATCCTTTAATAACTGAGCCCAAAGGTACAGAGATATGTGAATTGTccaataaataattcaaaataacttttttgAAGAAACTTAATCActtcatactttggccacctcatgcgaagagttgactcattggaaaagagtctgatgctgggaggagttgGGGGCAAGAAaaaagcggatgacagaggatgagatggctggatggcatcatcaactcgatggacgtgagtttgagtgaactccaagagttggtgatggacagggaggcctggcgtgctgcaactcatggggtcgcaaagagtcagacacgactgagcaactgaactgaactgaactgaaatcacttcatgggaaatagatggggaaacagtggaaacagtgtcagactttattttttggtgctccaaaatcactgcagatggtgactgcagccatgaaattaaaagacgcttactccttcaatggatgttatgaccaacctagatagcatattcaaaagcagagacattactttgccaacaaaagtccttctggtcaaggctatggtttttccagtagtcatgtatggatgtgagagtcagactgtgaagaaagctgagcgtgaagaactgatgtttttgaactgtggtgttggagaagactcttgagagtcccatgaactgcaaggagatccaaccagtcaattctgaaggagatcagtcctgggtgttctttggaaggaatgatgctaaaagtgaaactccagtactttgaccacctcatgcgaagagttgactcattggaaaagactctgatgctgggagggattggggacaggaagagaaggggatgacagaggatgagatggttggatggcatcactgacacaatggacatgagtttgagtaaactgcgggagttggtgatagacagggaggcctggtgtgctgcagtccttggggttgcaaagagtcggacatgactgagtgactaaactgaactgaaatagtatagtatgtgaattatctCTCAGTTAAAAAAAGCTGATTAAGTCATAAATACATACTTGAAAAAATTCATTAATATTTGTAGAATGATTTAAAGATTGATAGTAgattatctacctatctatcatctatctgtcATGATTCTCTCTCTAACtaatgtgtttttgtgtgtgcatgtgtatatattcatAATCAGTTTAATTATAAAGAGTGGAAATTCAAGGAAATAAAGTTGAGGAAGAGAGGACATTCACGATATTTGTaacatattgtttcttttttttactctGAGGACCATGTTATTTTGATagtttgacatttatttttaaacaaccaaatatattttatataaaaatatactaagGAATCACTAAGAAATTTGCTATTGGAACAGACAGCAAAGTGTATTGTTTTTCACtgcatctaaaaaataataattagtttAATAGAAATGGGGAGGGGTATTTTTTTAACaagataatttttattgaaatatatttactataCAAGCCTCATagcctctttttaattttttaaatttatttgcttttaattggAAGACAATTGCTTtagaatattgtgttggtttcttccatacatcagtatgaatcagccataggtatatgtatgtccctTCCATCCTAAACCTCGCTCCCACCCCAACCGATGCCTCTAtgttgttgcagagcactggATATGAGCttcctgaatcatacagcagatttccactagctatctgatttaagatcttcacgacccagataatcatgatgatgtgatcactaatctagagccgacatcttggaatgtgaagtcaagtgggccttagaaagcatcactacgaacaaagctagtggaggtgatggaattccagtggagctgtttcaaatcctcaaagatgatgctgtgaaagtgctgcactcaatatgccagcaaattgggaaaactcag contains:
- the LOC108635663 gene encoding olfactory receptor 10R2, whose amino-acid sequence is MHLLPFCFQVLAENLTMVTEFLLLGFSSLGDIQLVLFAVFLFLYLAILSGNVTIVSVIRLDKSLHTPMYFFLGILSTSETCYTFVILPKMLINLFSVARTISFNCCAIQMFFFLGFAITNCLLLGVMGYDRYAAICHPLHYPILMSWQVCGKLGALCGIGGFLASLTVVYLVFSLPFCSANKVNHYFCDISPVIRLACTNTDAHEFVIFICGVLVLVVPFLFICVSYIYILRTILKIPSAEGRRKAFSTCASHLTVVIIHYGCASYIYLRPTANYVSNKDRLVTVTYTIVTPLLNPMVYSLRNKDVQVAIRKVLGKKGSLKLYD